From a single Pelagovum pacificum genomic region:
- a CDS encoding ABC transporter permease, which produces MSDTTPIPLRPAQEPAHSATHRSAWLPATPRTIVALMLREMSTSYGRSPGGYLWAILEPLGMIIILALGFSLLMRSPSLGTSFILFYATGFLPYEYFQVTTRVSSNAMRYSTALLTYPAVTWFDAVIARWLLKSITSMLVGYLLFTGILVLTDARATISPVPILKAYGMAGMLGLGMGLINGVIIGFFPIWDTIWSIITRPLFLASGVILMYEDMPAAVQNFLWWNPLMHVTGEMRRGFFGMYDAAYVSEVYVMTIIAILCFFGFLLLRRYHLEILNRL; this is translated from the coding sequence ATGTCAGATACCACACCGATCCCGCTGCGCCCCGCGCAGGAGCCGGCCCACAGCGCGACCCACCGGTCGGCATGGCTTCCGGCCACGCCCCGCACGATCGTGGCGCTGATGCTGCGCGAGATGTCGACAAGCTACGGACGCTCGCCGGGCGGCTATCTCTGGGCGATCCTCGAGCCGCTCGGGATGATCATCATCCTCGCGCTCGGCTTCTCGCTGCTGATGCGCTCGCCCTCGCTCGGCACGAGCTTCATCCTGTTCTACGCGACCGGCTTCCTGCCGTACGAGTATTTCCAGGTGACAACGCGGGTGAGCTCCAACGCGATGCGCTACTCGACCGCGCTGCTGACCTACCCGGCTGTGACGTGGTTCGACGCGGTGATCGCCCGCTGGCTGCTGAAGTCGATCACCTCGATGCTGGTCGGCTACCTGCTGTTCACCGGCATCCTCGTGCTGACGGACGCGCGGGCGACGATCTCGCCCGTGCCGATCCTGAAGGCCTACGGCATGGCGGGGATGCTGGGGCTCGGCATGGGGCTGATCAACGGGGTGATCATCGGCTTCTTCCCGATCTGGGACACGATCTGGTCGATCATCACACGGCCGCTGTTCCTCGCCTCGGGGGTGATCCTGATGTACGAGGACATGCCCGCGGCGGTGCAGAACTTCCTGTGGTGGAACCCGCTGATGCATGTCACCGGCGAAATGCGGCGGGGCTTCTTCGGGATGTACGACGCGGCTTACGTGTCCGAAGTCTACGTGATGACGATCATCGCGATCCTCTGCTTC